A window from Peromyscus eremicus chromosome 1, PerEre_H2_v1, whole genome shotgun sequence encodes these proteins:
- the LOC131902525 gene encoding carcinoembryonic antigen-related cell adhesion molecule 3-like translates to MVESSMIPCKGCNPWQGLLFTASLLTCWYRPNTAQVIIESVPLHVVEGESNLFLVHNLPDNLLTISWFKKRANMDHKIATYTLKYNIAVPGAAHSDRETVYPNGSLWIQNVTHKDTGIYILQTRSRKAKIVSTKYTYLHVYTSLLNCGHPLTSARPSIESVPPRVTEGSSVLLVVHNLPENLRALSWYKGINVFKNHEIGRHIIAKNSSMSGPAHSGRETVYSNGSLVLHNVTWKDAGFYTLLTLTTDMTAEVAHVQLQLDTLHCATSAQLTIESVPPRIAEGGSVLLVAHNLPNNHRSFYWYKGVIVSKKYEIGKHIIAINSSVLGPAHSGRETLYSNGSLQLHSATWKDAGWYTLHIPSIDMKLQIAHIQLQLDTSLSACCKDVTSAQLTIEQVPQDAAKGESVLLLVHNLPEDLQTFSWYKSKYSLQNCKIAVYNRAMNYLTQGPAHSRRTMVYTNGSLLLQDVTEKDAGIYTLQILNRDFKTEKTHVQLHVNSCRRPPVQLTIESMPHNVVERKNALLLVHNIPEDLQSFVWYKGIPIDNEHKIAQNVITSNESMLGPAHSGRVTVYPNGSLLLHNVAQEDTGFYTLRTLNTQFETQEAHVYLHIYKPVTLPFIRVTSTKVTVRSSVVFTCLSADTGISTQWIFNNQNLQLTDRMTLSPKKCQLSIDPVRMKDAGEYKCEVSNKVSSRTSPPVYLDVMNE, encoded by the exons CCTCCCTTTTAACCTGTTGGTACCGGCCCAATACTGCCCAAGTCATCATTGAATCAGTGCCTCTCCATGTGGTCGAAGGAGAAAGCAACCTTTTTCTTGTCCACAATCTGCCAGACAATCTTTTAACCATATCCTGgtttaaaaaaagagcaaataTGGACCATAAAATTGCAACCTACACACTGAAATACAATATTGCTGTGCCGGGGGCAGCACACAGTGATAGAGAGACCGTGTACCCAAATGGATCCCTGTGGATTCAAAATGTCACCCATAAGGACACAGGAATCTATATACTACAAACCAGAAGTAGAAAAGCAAAAATTGTATCAACAAAATATACATACCTTCATGTGTACA cCTCTCTTTTGAACTGTGGGCATCCTCTCACCTCTGCCCGGCCCTCTATTGAGTCAGTGCCACCCAGAGTTACAGAAGGGTCAAGTGTTCTTCTCGTGGTTCACAATCTCCCAGAGAATCTTCGAGCCCTTTCCTGGTATAAAGGAATTAATGTGTTCAAGAACCATGAGATTGGCCGACACATAATAGCCAAGAATTCAAGTATGTCAGGCCCTGCACACAGTGGTCGAGAGACAGTGTACAGCAATGGATCCTTGGTTCTCCACAATGTCACCTGGAAGGATGCTGGATTCTACACCCTATTAACTCTGACCACAGATATGACAGCTGAAGTAGCTCATGTGCAGCTCCAATTGGACA CCTTGCActgtgccacctctgcccagctcACTATTGAATCAGTTCCACCTAGAATTGCTGAAGGTGGAAGTGTTCTTCTAGTGGCTCACAATCTCCCAAATAATCATCGATCCTTTTACTGGTATAAAGGAGTTATTGTGTCCAAGAAATATGAGATTGGCAAACATATAATAGCCATAAATTCAAGTGTGCTGGGTCCTGCACACAGTGGCAGAGAGACACTGTACAGCAATGGATCCCTACAGCTCCACAGTGCCACATGGAAAGATGCTGGATGGTACACTCTACACATTCCGTCCATAGATATGAAACTTCAAATAGCGCATATTCAACTCCAGTTGGACA CCTCCCTTTCTGCTTGCTGCAAGGATGTCACTTCTGCCCAACTCACCATAGAACAGGTGCCACAGGATGCTGCTAAAGGGGAAAGTGTTCTCCTCCTTGTTCATAATCTGCCAGAAGATCTGCAAACGTTTTCCTGGTACAAATCAAAGTATAGCCTCCAGAATTGTAAAATCGCAGTATACAACAGAGCCATGAATTACCTCACCCAGGGTCCTGCCCACAGTAGAAGAACAATGGTGTACACCAATGGATCCCTGCTCCTCCAGGATGTCACTGAGAAAGATGCAGGAATCTACACACTACAGATTTTAAACagagatttcaaaactgaaaaaacaCATGTACAGCTCCATGTGAACT CCTGCAGGCGCCCTCCCGTTCAGCTCACTATTGAGTCAATGCCACACAATGTTGTTGAAAGGAAAAATGCTCTCCTACTTGTTCATAATATCCCAGAGGATCTTCAGTCTTTTGTCTGGTACAAAGGGATACCAATTGACAACGAACACAAAATTGCCCAGAATGTAATAACCAGTAATGAGAGTATGTTGGGGCCCGCACACAGTGGTAGAGTAACTGTGTATCCCAATGGATCCTTGCTGCTCCACAATGTTGCCCAGGAGGACACTGGATTCTACACTCTACGAACCTTAAATACACAGTTTGAAACTCAAGAAGCACATGTGTACCTCCACATATACA AGCCTGTGACATTGCCCTTTATCCGAGTCACCAGCACCAAAGTTACAGTGCGGAGCTCTGTTGTGTTCACCTGCCTCTCAGCTGACACTGGAATCTCCACCCAATGGATCTTCAATAATCAGAATCTGCAGCTCACAGACAGGATGACCCTGTCACCAAAAAAGTGCCAACTCAGCATAGATCCTGTGAGGATGAAGGATGCTGGAGAGTATAAGTGTGAGGTCTCCAACAAAGTCAGTTCAAGGACCAGTCCCCCAGTCTATCTGGATGTGATGAATGAGTGA